A stretch of the Calypte anna isolate BGI_N300 chromosome 21, bCalAnn1_v1.p, whole genome shotgun sequence genome encodes the following:
- the LOC103537390 gene encoding phospholipase A2, membrane associated — MKNLLFAVVLACGLLPAHSSILELEQMIRSTTGKSALISYSWYGCFCGIGGRGSPVDPTDLCCHAHDCCYRKLREGHCRPLITPYHFNIADGNIICSKEQSWCKRETCLCDKAVASCFSSTLDSYNPSYRFYFRLKCRGSKLQC; from the exons ATGAAGAACCTtctttttgctgtggttttggcTTGTG GGCTGCTGCCGGCtcacagcagcattttggagctggagcagatgaTCAGGTCAACCACGGGGAAAAGTGCTCTGATCTCCTACAGCTGGTACGGGTGTTTCTGTGGCATTGGGGGCAGAGGGAGCCCGGTGGACCCCACTGACCT GTGCTGCCATGCCCATGACTGCTGCTACAGGAAGCTGCGAGAGGGCCATTGCAGACCCCTGATCACCCCCTACCACTTCAACATCGCTGATGGAAACATCATCTGCA gtaaggagcagagctggtgcaaGAGAGAGACCTGCCTGTGTGACAAGGCAGTGGCTTCGTGCTTCTCCAGCACTTTGGATTCCTACAACCCATCCTACCGCTTCTATTTCAGGCTGAAATGCAGAGGCAGTAAGCTCCAGTGCTGA